The following is a genomic window from Sporosarcina jeotgali.
TGCTATTATCTACGATTTTTGAATATATGGGTAAAATGTCTACCGAAACAGATATTGCTAAGATGCTCTTGTTACTAGCCGATTTAGGTACAAAGTTAGTACAAGCCGATCGGTGTACGGTTTGGCTGCATGAAGCGTCTTCGCAACGTGTTTGGACGGTAGCCGGACACGGTGTAGAAAGAATAACAATTGCTGATAACAGCGGGTTTGTTGGAAGAAGTATACAAACCGGATCTGTGCTAAATGTAGAAGATGCTTATTTGGATAAACGATTTAATAAAGCGGTTGACCGGGAAACAGGGTATCGCACGCGCTCTATACTGTGCATCCCATTTACAAACCAAGAAGGAAAAATAATTGGAGCATTCCAGGCGATTAATAAGCTGGGGGAACCTCATTTTACAAAAAAAGATGAAACATTGTTAACATTTGCGTCAACTTATGCCGGTAAATCCCTTGATACATTCATACTGCACAATGAGTTACTTGAAACACAAAAGGAAATTATAGAAACGATGGGGGAGATAGGAGAAAGCCGGTCACAAGAAACCGGTAATCACGTTAAACGTGTCGCTATTTACTCGTATAAGCTAGCTCAACTTGCAGGCATTTCCGAATCTCAAGCGCTGCTTCTTCGATATGCATCTCCTATGCACGATATCGGAAAAGTGGCCACGCCTGATTCGATTTTGCTGAAACCAGGCAAGTTAACGACAGAAGAATTCGAGGAAATGAAATTGCATACAGTCGTTGGATATAATGTTTTCCGAAAATCAGAACGTGAATTGTTAAAAACAGCTGCAATTATTGCTTACGAACATCATGAAAGATGGGATGGAGCTGGATATCCGAGAGGGCTGGAGAGGGAAGAGATTCATATATTCGGAAGAATCACCTCAGTTGCGGATGTGTTTGATGCATTAGGCAGTGATCGAGTGTATAAAAAGGCGTGGCCACTTGAAAAAATCGTTTCTTATTTGTCTGAACAGCGAGGGAAACAATTCGATCCCAATTTGATTGATTTATTCCTTAACCATTTAGATGATTTTGTCGCTATTCGTGATAGTCATACCGATAGGATGTGAGACTAAAATGTCGAAAACAATTTCTGTAGAAGAAACTCGTCTTGTGAAAGTACCAATTGAGGCAGTATGGGAACTTGTTTCCGATACCAATCGACTAAATCGATATATTGGATTGTTTCCAGTGAACTTCTCTCCATTCACAACCAGAACGCAGCAACTCATTCGAAAAGCTAAGGGAAAAGCGTTTGGATTGATTGAAGTGGAGTGGGATGAGAATGTATTTGAATGGGTACGAGAATCATTTTACACGGTTGAAAGAAATTATACGAAAGGTCCTGTAGAACGTGTGATTTGGAAAGTGTCAGTAGACAAAGTGAGTGATCAAGAAACGAGCTTGACACTGACAGGATTGTTCGAGTATCGCTCGATTTTAGGGAAAATCGCCTTGAACAAAGGAGTTATTCCACAACTGCTTACAACATTTGCTTATGTCGAAGATGCTGTACTAACAGCTGAAAAGCAACTGACGGAAAGAGAGCAAAAAGCTATACAGGTAGATGAACGTGTATTACAAGATGCTGAGCATCATTTGAACGAATTATCAATTGAGCCAAGACTTGTCAATGCACTTGTCCAAACCATCCGAACCGAATCGGATGAAGCTGTCACATCCATACAGCCATATCGATGGGCTTTTGATCATGGGTTTACAAAACAACAAGCTGTACGCCTATTTTTGTTTGCGAGTGAAGCAGGAGTTTTGGATTATGAATGGAGTTTAATGTGTCCGAACTGCCGAGTCGCGAAAGATCATGCTTCTGTCTTGAAGGATGTTAAAAAAACAGTTCACTGCGACTTATGCGGAGTGGATTTCGAACTTGACTTTGAAAACTATGTGGAAATGACATTTCAAGTGAACGCTGCGATTCGCAAAACAAATAAAGAAACCTTTTGTATTAATGGACCAACCACGTCACCGCATACCATTGGCCAATTTAGGGTACCGCCTCAAAAGACAACTCGGATCTCTTGGAATTGTATTGAAAAAGACATGCAAATTCGGGTAGTGAAGCATAATTTCAAAGTGCCGTTTACATATCAGAGAAATATGGAGTCTTCTGAAATTCATATTCAACAGAATGGTATTGCCGAGGCGTTTGTTATGCAAAGTCCGGACATATCCATTGTGAATAATAGTGATGAAGAATATATTTTGGCATTTGAAGAGACCAACTGGGATGAATTTGCACTCACTGCACGAGAAGTAACCTCATTACAGTTATTTCGGGATTTGCTTCCAGCAGAAGTCCTTGCACCTGGTATGCAAATCGGAGTAGGAAAGTTAACAATTCTCTTTACCGATTTAAAGGACTCAACACAGTTATATGAG
Proteins encoded in this region:
- a CDS encoding HD domain-containing phosphohydrolase; its protein translation is MDKFFAITTPDVSEFPQSDLLLSTIFEYMGKMSTETDIAKMLLLLADLGTKLVQADRCTVWLHEASSQRVWTVAGHGVERITIADNSGFVGRSIQTGSVLNVEDAYLDKRFNKAVDRETGYRTRSILCIPFTNQEGKIIGAFQAINKLGEPHFTKKDETLLTFASTYAGKSLDTFILHNELLETQKEIIETMGEIGESRSQETGNHVKRVAIYSYKLAQLAGISESQALLLRYASPMHDIGKVATPDSILLKPGKLTTEEFEEMKLHTVVGYNVFRKSERELLKTAAIIAYEHHERWDGAGYPRGLEREEIHIFGRITSVADVFDALGSDRVYKKAWPLEKIVSYLSEQRGKQFDPNLIDLFLNHLDDFVAIRDSHTDRM
- a CDS encoding adenylate/guanylate cyclase domain-containing protein, coding for MSKTISVEETRLVKVPIEAVWELVSDTNRLNRYIGLFPVNFSPFTTRTQQLIRKAKGKAFGLIEVEWDENVFEWVRESFYTVERNYTKGPVERVIWKVSVDKVSDQETSLTLTGLFEYRSILGKIALNKGVIPQLLTTFAYVEDAVLTAEKQLTEREQKAIQVDERVLQDAEHHLNELSIEPRLVNALVQTIRTESDEAVTSIQPYRWAFDHGFTKQQAVRLFLFASEAGVLDYEWSLMCPNCRVAKDHASVLKDVKKTVHCDLCGVDFELDFENYVEMTFQVNAAIRKTNKETFCINGPTTSPHTIGQFRVPPQKTTRISWNCIEKDMQIRVVKHNFKVPFTYQRNMESSEIHIQQNGIAEAFVMQSPDISIVNNSDEEYILAFEETNWDEFALTAREVTSLQLFRDLLPAEVLAPGMQIGVGKLTILFTDLKDSTQLYERVGDASAYSDVQKHFTSLGSIIRAHDGTIVKTIGDSIMAAFSSNRLALDAAFEIQSSVTALNDILNSPVTIKVGLHEGPVIAVNANGVLDYFGRTVNMAARVQQQSIGGDIVLNKNLFDEMLIEKDTVEVNEFTTQLHGMASPIQLVRLNPIVKGVI